One region of Ananas comosus cultivar F153 linkage group 9, ASM154086v1, whole genome shotgun sequence genomic DNA includes:
- the LOC109715846 gene encoding guanine nucleotide-binding protein subunit gamma 1-like yields the protein MPENEAGAATSADDGAVATAAAAPPPGKHQISAELKRLEQEARFLEKELEEVEKTEKVSAALQEFLFKVENKPDPLLPVTNGPVNPSWDRWFEGPQDMRRCKCWIM from the exons ATGCCGGAGAACGAGGCCGGAGCCGCCACGTCAGCAGACGACGGCGCtgtggcgacggcggcggcggcgccgccgccggggaAGCATCAGATCTCGGCCGAGCTCAAGCGGTTGGAGCAAGAAGCTCGATTCCTCGAG AAAGAGCTGGAAGAGGTCGAGAAAACAGAGAAGGTTTCAGCGGCATTACAAGA ATTTCTATTTAAAGTAGAAAACAAGCCAGACCCTCTACTCCCAGT AACTAATGGACCCGTGAACCCATCTTGGGACAGGTGGTTTGAAGGACCTCAAGATATGCGCCGATGCAAATGCTGGATTATGTAA
- the LOC109715818 gene encoding uncharacterized protein LOC109715818: protein MKFKERDRVEVLRKNTEVHGSWFPATISSVHGNRYAVKYEQFFAAEGEPVVEKVCREDVRPLPPPDGSRKRWVLGEMAEVFDLHSWRLGKVAKVLKNNCVVIRLFGSIQLREFHVSKLRVRQAWRDDRWVAIDKVGEQKQLNKDMFPRFDRTADLSYGGVNLKNPNSTHSYSPDYLVRGIGKKRPATSNTNMLRTNKCGKAKAAPLQVDKRNANTFARMRVVIENECSVASCSGNELECTKQETTKSTGSSNCLSDDALSSHRFRNEKNRKKILEDELAANVHQLELQAYRSTVQAFYASGPLSWEQESLLTNLRLSLNISNEEHLLQLRHLLSA from the exons ATGAAGTTCAAGGAACGGGACAGGGTAGAGGTTCTCCGAAAGAACACGGAGGTACACGGCTCTTGGTTCCCTGCGACAATATCATCGGTTCATGGGAACAGATACGCCGTGAAATACGAGCAATTTTTTGCTGCGGAAGGAGAGCCTGTTGTAGAGAAAGTGTGCAGAGAGGATGTCAGGCCGCTGCCGCCCCCCGACGGCAGTAGAAAGAGATGGGTTCTTGGCGAAATGGCCGAAGTGTTCGATCTCCACTCTTGGAGGCTTGGAAAAGTCGCAAAGGTTCTGAAAAATAACTGCGTCGTCATCAGACTCTTCGGCTCCATCCAACTTAGAGAATTTCATGTATCAAAATTAAGGGTTCGGCAAGCTTGGCGTGACGATCGATGGGTCGCAATTGATAAG GTCGGTGAGCAGAAGCAACTCAACAAGGATATGTTTCCGCGCTTTGATCGCACCGCAGACCTTTCTTATGGCGGAGTTAATTTGAAGAACCCGAATTCTACCCACAGCTACTCGCCGGATTATTTGGTTCGAGGTATAGGCAAGAAAAGACCGGCAACCTCAAACACCAACATGCTTCGAACGAACAAATGCGGGAAAGCAAAAGCTGCGCCACTCCAAGTTGATAAAAGGAACGCGAATACTTTCGCTCGCATGCGAGTAGTAATCGAGAATGAATGCTCCGTTGCGAGCTGTAGTGGAAATGAGTTGGAATGTACTAAACAGGAGACGACAAAATCCACAGGATCTTCAAATTGTCTCTCCGACGATGCGTTGTCGTCGCATCGATTCAGAAACGAGAAAAATCGCAAGAAAATCCTCGAAGATGAGTTGGCCGCGAACGTCCATCAACTAGAGCTACAAGCGTATCGATCGACCGTGCAGGCCTTTTACGCTTCAGGCCCTTTGAGCTGGGAGCAAGAATCGCTTTTAACGAATCTTCGCCTTTCGCTTAACATTTCGAATGAAGAGCACTTACTTCAGTTGAGGCATCTGTTATCAGCTTAG